Proteins encoded by one window of Pseudomonas coleopterorum:
- a CDS encoding putative bifunctional diguanylate cyclase/phosphodiesterase produces the protein MKLEVRNSLSVKLLRAVLMSALVVGMVLSCAQIVFDGYKTRQAISADAERILAMFRDPSTQALYSLDREMGMQVIEGLFQDEAVRQASIGHPNEAMLAERSRPLQSLSSRWLTDRILGQERSFSTRLVGRGPFSEYYGDLHITLDTATYGEDFIVSSVIIFISGTLRALALGLLLYLIYHWLLTKPLSRIIEHLLQINPDRPGEYQLPLPRGHEHNELGLWVNTANQLLASIERNTQLRHEAEDTMLHMAQHDVLTGLANRVQLQQQLDKVLLDAHRLQRRVAVLCVGLDDFKGINEQFGYQTGDLLLRALADRLRAHSGRFGNLARLGGDQFALVQADIEQPYKAAELAQRILDDLDAPFALDEHSIRLRATIGITLFPEDGDSTEKLLQKAEQTMTLAKVRSRNRYQFYIASVDTEMRRRRELEKDLREALARNQLHLVYQPQISYRDHRIVGVEALLRWQHPEHGLVPPDQFIPLAEQNRSIIAIGEWVLNQACSQLREWHDQGFIGLRMAVNLSTVQLHHNELPRVVSNILQMYRLPPRSLELEVTETGLMEDISTAAQHLLSLRRSGALIAIDDFGTGYSSLSYLKSLPLDKIKIDKSFVQDVLSDEDDATIVRAIIQLGKSLNMQVIAEGVETLEQEAYIVAQGCHEGQGYLYSKPLAARELTALLKQSERSRTHLTSTPSQS, from the coding sequence GGCCCTGGTCGTGGGCATGGTGCTCAGCTGTGCGCAGATCGTCTTCGATGGCTACAAGACCCGCCAGGCCATCTCCGCCGACGCCGAGCGGATCCTGGCCATGTTCCGCGACCCTTCGACCCAGGCGCTCTACAGCCTGGACCGGGAAATGGGCATGCAGGTGATCGAAGGGCTGTTTCAGGATGAGGCAGTGCGCCAGGCGTCCATCGGCCACCCCAACGAAGCCATGCTGGCCGAACGCTCGCGCCCACTGCAGAGCTTGAGCAGCCGCTGGCTGACCGATCGCATCCTGGGCCAGGAGCGCAGCTTCAGCACACGCCTGGTCGGTCGCGGACCCTTCAGCGAATACTACGGCGACCTGCACATCACCCTGGACACCGCCACCTATGGCGAGGACTTCATCGTCAGCTCGGTGATCATCTTCATTTCCGGCACCTTGCGCGCCCTGGCCCTGGGCCTGTTGCTGTACCTGATCTATCACTGGCTGCTGACCAAGCCGCTGTCACGAATCATCGAACACCTGCTGCAGATCAATCCCGACCGGCCCGGTGAATACCAACTGCCGTTGCCACGCGGTCATGAGCACAATGAGCTGGGCCTGTGGGTCAACACGGCCAACCAGCTCCTGGCGTCCATCGAGCGCAACACCCAACTTCGCCACGAAGCCGAAGACACCATGCTGCACATGGCCCAGCACGACGTGCTGACCGGCCTGGCCAATCGCGTGCAGCTGCAGCAACAACTGGACAAGGTCCTGCTTGACGCCCATCGCCTGCAGCGTCGGGTCGCGGTGTTGTGCGTCGGCCTGGATGACTTCAAGGGCATCAACGAGCAGTTCGGCTACCAGACGGGCGACCTCCTGCTGCGCGCCCTGGCCGACCGCCTGCGGGCCCACAGCGGCAGGTTCGGCAACCTGGCACGCCTGGGCGGCGACCAGTTCGCGCTGGTTCAGGCGGACATCGAACAGCCCTACAAGGCTGCGGAGCTGGCGCAGCGCATTCTCGACGACCTCGATGCCCCTTTCGCGCTCGACGAGCATTCGATCCGCCTGCGCGCCACCATCGGCATCACCCTGTTTCCCGAAGACGGCGACAGTACCGAGAAGCTGCTGCAGAAAGCCGAGCAGACCATGACCCTGGCCAAGGTCCGTTCGCGCAACCGCTACCAGTTCTACATCGCCAGCGTCGACACCGAGATGCGCCGACGCCGCGAGCTGGAAAAGGACCTGCGCGAGGCACTGGCGCGCAATCAACTGCACCTGGTCTACCAGCCGCAGATCAGCTACCGCGACCACCGTATCGTCGGCGTCGAGGCGCTGCTGCGCTGGCAGCACCCGGAACACGGCCTGGTTCCCCCCGATCAGTTCATCCCCCTGGCCGAGCAGAACCGCAGCATCATCGCCATCGGCGAATGGGTCCTCAATCAGGCCTGCAGCCAGTTGCGCGAGTGGCATGACCAGGGCTTCATCGGCCTGCGCATGGCAGTCAACCTGTCCACGGTGCAGTTGCACCACAACGAACTGCCCCGCGTCGTCAGCAACATCCTGCAAATGTATCGCCTGCCGCCGCGCAGCCTGGAGCTGGAGGTGACCGAAACCGGCCTGATGGAGGACATCAGCACGGCCGCGCAGCACCTGCTGAGCCTGCGCCGCTCGGGCGCGCTGATTGCCATCGACGACTTCGGCACCGGCTATTCATCGCTCAGTTACCTGAAGTCGCTGCCTCTGGACAAGATCAAGATCGACAAGAGTTTCGTCCAGGACGTGCTCAGCGACGAGGATGACGCGACCATCGTGCGGGCCATCATCCAACTGGGCAAGAGTTTGAACATGCAGGTCATCGCCGAAGGTGTCGAAACGCTGGAGCAGGAGGCGTACATCGTCGCCCAGGGCTGCCACGAGGGTCAGGGCTACCTCTACAGCAAGCCGCTGGCGGCCCGTGAGTTGACGGCCCTGCTCAAGCAATCGGAGCGCAGCCGTACCCACCTCACCTCGACACCGTCGCAGAGTTAG
- a CDS encoding imelysin family protein, with protein MIRTPLATASLLAIAIALAGCDSKDKQTTTAQTPAPAASAPAAPAAVPTASGTLDEAAAKAVVAHYADIVHATFEDALTTAQALQKAVDAFLAAPSDSTLKAARDAWVASRPSYLQTETFRFGNTLIDDWEGQVNAWPLDEGLIDYTDKSYEHALGNPGATANIIANKIIQVGEDKVDVSDITPEKLASLNELGGSEANVATGYHAIEFLLWGQDLNGTGPGAGNRPASDYLEGAGATGGHNDRRRAYLKAVTDLLVSDLEEMLANWKPNVADNYRATLVGEPVDSGLRKMLFGMGSLSLGELAGERMKVALEANSPEDEHDCFSDNTHNSAFYNAKGIRNVYLGEYTRTDGTKLTGASLSSLVAKADPATDTALKADLADTEAKMQAIVDRANKGEHFDQLISSDNAAGQQVVRDAIAALVKQTGAIEQAAGKLGITDLNPDTADHEF; from the coding sequence ATGATTCGTACGCCCCTGGCCACCGCCAGTCTGCTGGCCATCGCCATCGCTCTTGCCGGCTGCGACAGCAAGGACAAGCAAACCACCACCGCCCAGACCCCAGCCCCGGCTGCCTCCGCGCCGGCGGCCCCGGCGGCGGTGCCTACGGCTTCCGGCACCCTCGACGAAGCTGCGGCCAAGGCCGTGGTCGCCCACTACGCCGACATCGTGCACGCCACGTTCGAAGATGCTCTGACCACCGCTCAGGCATTGCAGAAAGCCGTCGACGCCTTCCTTGCCGCGCCCAGCGACTCCACGCTCAAAGCTGCCCGCGACGCCTGGGTTGCCTCGCGCCCTTCGTACCTGCAGACCGAAACCTTTCGCTTCGGCAATACCTTGATCGACGACTGGGAAGGTCAGGTCAACGCCTGGCCCCTGGACGAAGGCCTGATCGACTACACCGACAAGAGCTACGAGCACGCCCTGGGCAACCCCGGCGCTACCGCCAACATCATCGCCAACAAAATCATCCAGGTCGGTGAAGACAAGGTCGACGTCAGCGACATCACCCCCGAGAAGCTCGCCAGCCTGAACGAACTCGGTGGTTCGGAAGCCAACGTCGCTACCGGTTACCACGCCATCGAGTTCCTGCTCTGGGGCCAGGACCTCAACGGCACCGGCCCAGGCGCCGGCAACCGTCCAGCGTCTGACTACCTGGAAGGCGCCGGTGCCACCGGTGGCCATAACGACCGTCGTCGTGCCTACCTCAAGGCCGTCACCGACCTGCTGGTCAGCGACCTCGAAGAGATGCTCGCCAACTGGAAACCCAACGTCGCCGATAACTACCGCGCCACCCTGGTGGGCGAGCCGGTCGACAGCGGCCTGCGCAAGATGCTCTTCGGCATGGGCAGCCTGTCCCTCGGCGAATTGGCCGGCGAGCGCATGAAGGTCGCCCTGGAAGCCAACTCGCCGGAAGACGAGCACGACTGCTTCAGCGACAACACGCACAACTCGGCGTTCTACAACGCCAAGGGTATCCGCAACGTCTACCTGGGCGAGTACACCCGTACCGACGGCACCAAGCTGACCGGTGCAAGCCTGTCCTCGCTGGTGGCCAAGGCCGACCCGGCCACCGATACCGCGTTGAAGGCCGACCTGGCCGACACCGAAGCCAAGATGCAGGCCATCGTCGACCGCGCCAACAAGGGCGAGCACTTCGATCAGCTGATCAGCAGCGATAACGCCGCCGGCCAGCAAGTGGTGCGCGATGCCATCGCCGCCCTGGTCAAGCAGACCGGCGCTATCGAGCAGGCCGCCGGCAAACTGGGGATCACCGATCTCAACCCGGACACCGCCGACCACGAGTTCTGA